GGAAACTTTTTCTTTGATAGCTTTTGGAGCAGCATCTACCAAATCCTTGGCTTCTTTGAGTCCGAGACCAGTGATTTCACGAACAGCTTTGATCACGTTGATTTTCTGTGCACCAGCAGCAGTCAATTCAACATCGAATTCGCTCTTCTCTTCTGCAGCAGCAGCTTCAGCGACTGGAGCAGCACCCATCATCATAGGAGCAGCAGCAGAGACACCAAACTTGTCTTCGAGAACTTTGACGAGTTCTGAGAGATCGAGCACGCTCATCTTCTCAATTTCAGCAACGAGTTTTTCGAACTTTGCTGGCACTACCACTTCTTTCTTTTCTTCTGTCATATGATTATATTATATTACTTATATTAACAAAAAATATTACGCTTTCTTTTCTTCAATAGCCTTGAGTACTCGCACCAGTCCATTCAAATTGCCATTCAACACTCGTACGAAACTTGATATTGGAGCTTGGAGAGTACCGACCAACTGTGCTCGCA
This DNA window, taken from Candidatus Moraniibacteriota bacterium, encodes the following:
- the rplL gene encoding 50S ribosomal protein L7/L12; protein product: MTEEKKEVVVPAKFEKLVAEIEKMSVLDLSELVKVLEDKFGVSAAAPMMMGAAPVAEAAAAEEKSEFDVELTAAGAQKINVIKAVREITGLGLKEAKDLVDAAPKAIKEKVSKADAETIKKKLEEAGATVTLK